The Rathayibacter caricis DSM 15933 genomic sequence GTGACGCTGCCCGGCTCGATCTACCTCGGTCTGATCGCGCTCGTGCCGCTCGTCGCCCTGGCGCTCGTCGGCGCGAACCAGAACTTCCCGTTCGGCGGCACGTCGATCCTGATCATCGTCGGAGTCGGGCTGGAGACCGTGAAGCAGATCGACTCGCAGCTGCAGCAGCGCCACTACGAAGGGCTCCTCCGATGACCTCGACCCCGGTGGTGGGCTTCCGTCTCCTGCTGATCGGCCCTCCCGGCGCCGGCAAGGGGACCCAGGCGTCGCGGCTCTCCGAGATCCTGAGCGTGCCGGCCATCTCGACCGGCGACATCTTCCGGATGAACGTGGCGAACGAGACCGAGCTGGGCCTCCAGGCGAAGGCGTTCCTCGACGCGGGGCGCTACGTCCCCGATGAGCTGACGAACGCGATCGTCCACGACCGCCTCCAGGAGGCCGACGTCTCGACCGGTTTCCTGCTCGACGGCTACCCGCGCACCACGGAGCAGGTCGACGAGCTCGACCGCATCCTCGCCGCCGACGGCAACAGCCTCGACGCCGTCGTGCAGCTCACGGCAGACCCCGACGAGGTCGTCTCGCGTCTCCTCAAGCGCTCGCACGAGCAGGGGCGCAGCGACGACACGGAGGACGTCATCCGTCGCCGTCTCGCGCTCTACGAGGAGCAGACGGCGCCGCTGATCGATGTCTACGCCGGCCGCGGACTCGTCGTGATCGTCGACGGCCTCGGGCCGGTCGAGGAGGTCACCGACCGCATCGTCGTCGCGCTCGAAGGCCACCGCGTGGGTCGTCTGGTCGACGACCCGTCGGCCGCCTGACGCCGTGGGATTCCGCTCCTCCCTGTACAAGACGCCCGCCCAGCTGCGATCGATGATCGCTCCCGGGCTCGCGACCGCCGCCTCCCTCGACGCCGTGCGGGCCGCGATCCGTCCCGGGATCACGACTCTCGAGCTCGACGCCGTCGCCGAGGCGGCGATCGTCGCGCTCGGCGGGCACTCGAACTTCAAGCTCGTGCCGGGCTACCGGCACACGGTCTGCGCCTCGGTGAACGAGGAGGTCGTGCACGGCATCCCCGGCGGCCGCGTGCTGGCTCCCGGCGACATCGTCTCGATCGACAGCGGCGCCGAGATCGACGGCTGGAACGGCGACTCGGCGATGACGCTGGTACTGCCCGACGCGTCGCGTCCCGACGAGGTCGCGGCGCGGGAGGAGCTCTCCCGGGTCACCGAGGGTTCCCTCTGGCGGGGCATCGCGGCCCTCTCCTCCGCACGGCACCTGAACGAGGTCGGTGCAGCGATCGAGGAGTACATCGAGGACGAGGCCGAGAAGTCGGGACGCGTCTACGGGATCCTCACCGACTACATCGGCCACGGGATCGGCCGCACGATGCACGAGGCTCCGCCCGTCTTCAACTACCGGGTGCGCCAGCGCGGGCCCGAGGTGAAGCCCGGACTCGTCGTCGCGATCGAGCCGATGGTCACGGCGGGCAGCGCCGAGACCTCGGTCCTCGAGGACGAGTGGACCGTGGCGACCGTCGACGGCAGCATGGCGGCGCACTGGGAGCACTCGGTGGCGGTGCACCGCGACGGGATCTGGGTGACGACCCTCGCCGACGGGGGAGCCGCCGGGCTCGCTCCGTACGGGATCGTGCCCACGCCGATCGCCTGAGGTCGGCGCGAGCAGGGCACGAGCCGGTGGCCGAGTGGCCGCGCAACGGCGTACAGGGCCTCGCCTCGCCCGCGGCTTTCTGAGGATGCCGGTGCGACCCATTGAGGGTCGCTGTCACGGAGCGCGGTCTTCCGCGGCGAGGGCGGTCCACTGGACCGCCCGGCTGCCGCCTTGGAGGACCTGGTGAGGGTGTTCGACAGCTAGCTGTCGAACACCCTCACCAGTTCCTCGATGAACGCGCCGAAGTCGGTGGAGCGGCGGATGAGCCGCTGCACCTCCGCCCGCTCCGAGAAGACCTCGACGAACTGGTCGAAGACCGACTGGAAGGTGCTGCGGCCGGCCGACGCGAACGCGATCATGGCGATGACGTTCACCCGCTGCTCGCCCCACTGCATGGGCACGTCGTTGACGACGATGGCGATCGAGGTGCGCCGCGCGCTCATCGCCATGGCGTGCGGCACGGCGAGGTTGTCGGTGAAAGCCGTGGAGCTCATCCGCTCGCGCTCGATCGCGCCCTCGACGTAGGCGTCGTCGATGATGCCCTGCTCGGTC encodes the following:
- a CDS encoding adenylate kinase encodes the protein MTSTPVVGFRLLLIGPPGAGKGTQASRLSEILSVPAISTGDIFRMNVANETELGLQAKAFLDAGRYVPDELTNAIVHDRLQEADVSTGFLLDGYPRTTEQVDELDRILAADGNSLDAVVQLTADPDEVVSRLLKRSHEQGRSDDTEDVIRRRLALYEEQTAPLIDVYAGRGLVVIVDGLGPVEEVTDRIVVALEGHRVGRLVDDPSAA
- the map gene encoding type I methionyl aminopeptidase, translating into MGFRSSLYKTPAQLRSMIAPGLATAASLDAVRAAIRPGITTLELDAVAEAAIVALGGHSNFKLVPGYRHTVCASVNEEVVHGIPGGRVLAPGDIVSIDSGAEIDGWNGDSAMTLVLPDASRPDEVAAREELSRVTEGSLWRGIAALSSARHLNEVGAAIEEYIEDEAEKSGRVYGILTDYIGHGIGRTMHEAPPVFNYRVRQRGPEVKPGLVVAIEPMVTAGSAETSVLEDEWTVATVDGSMAAHWEHSVAVHRDGIWVTTLADGGAAGLAPYGIVPTPIA